The genome window TGCGGAAGACCTTTTTCTCGCGGCACTCGATCCTACCGGTCTTCAAGTCAATACGGCTCGGGATTTCCTTGAGATGGATGTCCACGGAGGCAAAAAATCCCCGCTCGGACAAAACATCGATAAGCATGGCGACGGCTTTGGGTTTTCCTAACAATGAATCCTCGGTGTTCACATGCGCCCTGCCTGAAATGGCGTGGGGTACGATGATGGGCATGATTTTTGTATTGATCAGCTCCACTACATCCCTGAAGAGTTCCGGGTGTTCCAGATGATAGCGGTCGAGCCGGTACACCAGATCCCGTCGGGCGTGACTGATGACCTCACCCGCTTCCGGCAGATTCCGCAGCACATCGTAGGTGCGGGGGTCGAGTTCCAGGGAGCTTTGATACTCCAGCTCATGGAAGATGTTCTCCTGGACGGCCTGCAGGGGTAATTGGGCGTTGATGAAGTGGTAGTGGAATATTTGTTTCAGCGAAAGCAGGGCTTCATAGGTATGCTCCTTGAAGGTGCGATAGCGGTTGCGCGCCAGGTCGACATTGGTATCGGTAGGGCGCTCCTCGAGAAGCTCGCCGACACCGGTCCGTTTCACCTCCTCGTTGTGCGCGATGATTTCGCGTCCCCGTTTGAGCTGACGGGCGATACTTTCCGCCTCATCGACAAACAGCACCATGATGTGATAAATGGGTTGTTTGAAATGCACCTTGAGGGGGGTGTCCTCGAACTCGCGCCGAAGGGTAACCATTTTATCATAGAGCATCTTGATACACTCGACCTGCACCTTGGTGCGCGGAAAGCCATCGAGCACGACCCCTTCACGGTACGAGGGGTTAAGCAATTTGCGGAACAGGATGTCCACGACCTCGCGGTCGCCCACCATGTGGCCCTCGGCCTTGAGCGAACGCATTTCGGGAGTGTCGAGAAGGGAGCTGACCACAATGGGTTCGGACGAGATATCGCGGACTTTACAAATGTAGGCGGTGTTGGTGCCTTTGCCGGAGCCCGGTGCCCCGCCTAATAAGATAAGCTCCTTCGGGAAACGCATTTTCTCCCTGCCCCGTTCGGCCTCCAGGGCGTCCCATACGGAATTGAAAATAATCTGGGCGTCCTTGACTTCGAGATCCGGGCTCTTTTTGGGGGAAGAATCTGTTGTGCTCACGGGCATGTGGGTAGGTGAGGGGTGATAAAAAGTCGAGTCTTTAGAAAATGTACCAAGCGGTTCTTTGTTGGCCAGCGGCCTGAACGAGAGGAAAAATGACATCTTTACGAGGAAAAATGACATATACAAAGCGAATATGCCGCCGTATAGATATAACGACATGAATAATCATTTTGATCGCCGTAAATTTATCGGTACGATGGGGCTGGCAGCGGCCAGCAGTGTGGTTCCTACCCTGGGACAGTCCGCCAACAAAAACAGCAAGCTGCGCCTGCTCCAAATCGGAGTCGGTGGCATCGGCGCCATGGACAGGAACGCCCTCAAGAAACACCCGAAGGTGGAGATTGCGGGACTCTGCGACATCAACAAAAAACACCTCGACGAGGTAGCCAGGCAGTTTCCCAAGGCGGCCACCTACGCGGATGCCCGCATCGCCCTGACCAAGGACATCGACAATTACGACGGTGTCGTTGTCTGCACCCCGGACCACTCCCACGCCGTCTTTGCATTGCAGGCCATGGCCAAGGACAAGCACCTCTTCCTGCAAAAACCCGTCGTCCAGCAGTTGGATGAAATCCGCATGCTCAAGAAGGCGCTCGCCGCCAAGCCGGGGCTGGCCACCCAGATGGGCAACCAGAGGTCGGCCATAGCAGGCCGCAACCAGGCCATCGCCATTCTGAAGTCCGGCGCACTCGGCAAGGCCACCTCCGCATGGGCGTGGACCGGCAAGGTCGCCGTGAACCACTACTTCGACAAACCATGGCTGGAGAAATACTACGATGCACAACCGGTGCCGTCGCACATCAACTGGGACCTGTGGAAAAACTGCTACGCGGGAGAGGTTCCCTACAACAACGACATCGCCCACAGGAAATGGCGCACCTACTGGGAGTTCGGCGGTGGTCAGCTCGCCGACTGGTGCTGTCACCTGCTCGACGTCATCTTCCTCGGCCTGGACCTCGAGGCCCCGATCTGTGTGCAGACGGACACTCCGAGGCCCTCCACCCCCGTCGGCCACTCCGCCTACAACCAGTCACGGCTGACGTTTAACAAAACAGCCTACACCAAGGGCGAGCGGTTCATCGTCCACTACAATGACCACGACATCCACCCGCCGTGTTCGGAAACAGGCCTGCCGCTGGGAACGAGGTACGGAAGCAACCATACCATCTTCGTTTGTGAAAACGGCACCATCGTCCTTCAGGCCAACGGCACCCTCCACATCTACCAAAACGGTAAGAAAGTGGACAACTTCCCGCTGCCGAAGGTCGCGTCGCACAACCACTGGCATGATTGGGTGGACAATTGCTTCGGTGCGAAAAACAAGCTCCTTGGCGACCTCAACATCGGTGCCCTGGTCACCGAGGCCGGCTTGCTCACGGTGAAAGCGACACGCTACCCGAACCGCGAACTAATCTGGGACTCCAAGGCGAACCGCTTCAAAGACGATCCGCCTAACAAGCATATCCTCAAGCGCGCGGAATACCGCGACGGCTTCAAGCCGCCGGCGGAGTTTGCCTAGGCCCCATTAACCGGCCAAAGCCTTTTCCAACACAGCCGCCGCCCGCTCGGAGTATTCGAGTTGGGCGGCTTTTTCCTGCCCGCGCGCACTCATCTTCGACCAGGTCTTGCGGACGATGTTGATCATTTTCCCTTCCTCGGTGTGCTCAATCAAGAGATCGAACTGATGTTCAAGAAACACCAGGCACAAGGCGTCTTCGAGCGTCTGGCAGTCGGGATCTGACTTGAGGTTGTTCTTCAGGTTCAACTCCTGCACCCGTGCGATCGTGTCATCATCGTACCCGACCTCCCGCAGGATCTCAGCGGATTTTTCGGCGTGGAATTTTTTTAATCCCGCCCGCCATTTCAAGTAACCGGCCCGGCCCATCGGCTGGGTGCTGCGGGGAACCTTCCAGCGGTAAATATGCTGGCAGCGCGAGGCGAGCCGGAGTTCTTCCGAGGCACCGGGGTCGAGTGTCAGCACGGCCTCGGTCAGACGTTTGGCGAAGACGAGTTCCTTCGGCTGCTCGACGCCATTCACGATCACCGCGTTGGGGTCCTGGGCGTTGGCGGCATCGAAGCGGGCGTAGGCTTGTTGTAGCAGTGTGTTGTTCATGAGCTTGTATTTTATGTGTTGTTGAGATTGCGGGTATTCAGGCTCCTGCTGAGGGTCCGGGTGCAGGAAAATCCTGCCAGCCGGGCCGCATCGCGGATGGTCAGCTCCGGGTCCTCCATCAGCTTCCGGGAGGCAATGAGGGTGCGCTCTTCGCGTAAGTAGTCGGCTGGGGTGGTTGCCAGTTCATCGCGAAACAGGCTGTAGAGCGTGCGCTGTGAGATCCCCGCGGCATCGGCTGCCTGCTGCAGGGATACCGGCTTGAGGATGTTGGTCTTGAGAAATTGGACGGCTTGCTTGAGACGGGGATCGTGAACGATCGTGGCATCACTGCTTTCCCGCGCCACCAGTTCCCCGACCGGGACCATGGTGCTGTTTGCCGGACTGGCCCGCTGGGCTGTCATCAGCTGGTGCAGCAGGGTGGCGGCCTGTCTGGAGACTTCCTCGGTCCGGAGGTCGATGCTGGTGATCGGGGTTTGGGCGCACTCACATACGGCGCGGTTGTTGCCGAGGCCGATGATGGCGAAGTCGTCCGGGATTTTTTTACCCGATTCCAATACCACCTCGATCAGGTCGGATGCGGTCAGGTCATCGAGTGCGAGTATGCCCGTCCGCGGCGGCAGCAGTTCAAGTTGCCGGCTGAGGTGGGATTGTTGTTCCGACCACGATGTGTTAGGGACCTGGTTTTTCCTGTTTTTGATCGGATGAAAACTGAATCCGGCTTGCAGCACGGTGTCTTTAAAACCGGCCTGTCGGGCATCCGACACGGAGCCTGGAGCGGGGGAGTAAAACGAGAAGTCTATGTAGCCACGGGAGATCAGGTGATCGGCGGCCATGCTGCCTGCGGTGTAATTGTCCGGGCTGACGACCGGGATGTTGAGGCCTTTCGGCAGGTTGCTGTTCAAGGCGACCACCGGACAGCGCTTCGCTTGCTTGCTCACGAAGTCCTCAAGTTTGGGGCGTATCCCCTGGATGTAGAGGATGCCGTCACCTTGCCAACGCTTCGGAATATAGCCTGTGTAGTACGCGCGGAGTTCGAGGTGCCAGTCGTATTCCAGGGCTTGCGAGATGATCGTGGCAAAACATTCCGGATCATTCCATCCCAACGCAAGCATGACATTGAATTTTTGCTGCGCGGGCATATCCGGGATACTGGTCGTGATTGCAGAAATTGTCAATGTGTTGCAAAGTTTAGCAGTTTCGGTGCGGGCTGTTTTGGGTATTCTTCGAGCATGAATTACCCATCGTTGCGATTGTGTGGCCTGTTGTGTTGTTGTGTCTTGCCCGTGCTGGGGTCGGGCGCGGTTGTCGGCGGGGAGTTTTTGCCGGATACCAGGCTGGAGTTTTCCAAAGTCCCCGCACGGACACCCGCCACGCATTCCGTGGACGGGCCCTTGTTAGGCAATGGTGATATGAAGGTGGCGATCGGGGGGGCACCGGAGGCACAGCGATTTCATCTGGGGAAAAACGACATGTGGCGACTCCAGCACGGTTATGGAAACTCGAGCCCGGTGACCTTCGGCGAGCTGGTTCTGGATATCCCCGCGCTCAAGGGCGCCGGCTACCGGGTGGAGATGCCGCTGGACGATCCACGGGCGGAAGCGACGTTCAAACGCGGTGCGGTAACGGTGACGCAGAGCAGTCGAGTGCTTGCCGACCGGAATTTACTGTGGATCCGACTCGAAGCACAGGGCGGCGAAGTCGAGGTGAACCCCGTTCTGAAGGTGAAGCAGGGCAGGGGATCGGTATCGACCGCCGGCTATCGCGACGGCCTGTTAGTGGCTGCCCGGTCGTTTCCCTCGACGGTGGTTGACATCCCGTCGGGAGCCGCCGTGGCGGTGAAGGTACTGGGGGCGGAGGTGAAGGAGGGTAAGGCGAAAGCAAAGCCGGTATCCACCCAGACAAAGCCGTTTCATGTGGAGATAGGGCGTGAGCAGGCACAGGGGGGACGCTGGAGTTTTCAGGGGGTGTTAGATGAGTTGGCGATCTATCCTGGCGCCTTGACAGCAGCTGATATCACCAAGGTGAGGGATGGCACCTATGCCGGAAAACCTCGGCACCACTGGGATTTTGAAAAGCCGCTGCCGAACTCGCACGGAGTCAAAACCGTCGAGGGCAAGGCGGGAAAAGCCCTGCTGTTTGCCGGTGGAAAGACGAGTCGGGTCGATGCCGGGGTGATTGAGCTGCCGGCGGACGTCGTCAGCATCGCCTCGTGGATCTCCATCGACCAGGTAAACGATGAGGCGAATTACATCGTGAGCTGCGGCGAGTGGAACAAGGGGGTGAGCCTTGGCCTGTCGGCAGGCAAGCTGCGTTTTTCCGTGCAGGGTCGCTATGTGGAAACCAAGCCCCTGCCTTTGAAAAAGTGGCTCCATGTCGCGGCGGTCTGGAACGGCTCCGACATGGTCGTCTATGTCGATGGAAAAGTGGCCGCCAGCAAGACCGGCGGCAGCGACCTGGCGGCGGGTGCGAGTTTTATGTTAGTTCCCGGTAAGCCAGTTGACGTCGTGCTGGCGATGGACAGTGTGTTTGACGCCGCCGACTACCAGAGCCGCGTGGTCAAGGCTGCCAGGGAATTGCAACAGGCGGATCTGGCTGCGATGGCCCGGGCCCACCGCGATTGGTGGTCGGCCTACTGGCAGCGCTCCTGGATCAAGATCGGCGACCCCGAGCTTGAGCTGGCATATTATCGGAGTCTGTATGGCATCGGCGCGTGTAGTCGCAACCTGAGGTTTCCAGCGGCGATCTTTGGCTGGGACACTACGGACGAGCCGTCCTGGCATGGCGACTACCATTTGAACTACAACCATTTCGCCCCGTTTTACGCCATGTATTCGGCGAACCGACTGGAGCAGGGTGATCCGCAGGACACGCCGATGTTAGAGTTTATAAAACGCGGTGCGTGGTATGCCAAAAACGTCACCAAGACGCGCGGGGTGTTGTTTCCCGTGGGGATCGGTCCGTGCGGAATCGAGACCACCAACGGCAGGTCCTCTCATGTTACGGGCGCGAACGCAGAGCTGGGAGGTTTGTTTTTCCAACAACGCTCGAACGCAGCCTACTCGCTGGTGAACATCGCGCAACGTTGGCGGTGCTCCTATGACCTGGAGTATGCCAAAAAAGTGTATCCCCTGGTTCGCGACGTGGCATTGTTCTGGGAGGACTATCTGGTGGAGGAAAAGGGACGCTACGTGATTGTCGGTGACGCCGTTCATGAGGGTTCGGGACAGGATTTGAACCCGATCCTTTCGCTGGGCATGGTCCGTAACTCCCTGGACCTGGCGCTCGACATGAGTGCCGCCCTCAGGGTTGACCTGGACAAAAAAAAGAAATGGCAACACATCCTCACCCACCTCAGTGGTTGGAGCACCCAGGAGATGAAAGGGAAAACGGTGTTTCGCTATACCGAAAAGGGAACGGCATGGTGGCCTAACAACACCCTGGGGATTCAGCAGATCTACCCGGCCAACTGCATCGGCCTCGATAGCGACGCCAAGTGGTTGAAGGTGGCGCACAATACCATCGATGTCATGGGGCGGTGGCTCGATGGCAACGGCTCCAACAGCTTCTTTCCCGCCGCAGTCAGGGTGGGGTATGACCCGGAGGTCATCCTCGGGCAACTACGCAGGTATTCGGCGCACACCTATCCTAACGGCTTCCAGGCCGGCAACCCGCACGGGATTGAAAACCTGTCCACCGTCCCTAACACGCTCAACGAAATGCTCTGCATGTCGCACGTGCCGGTGGGCGGCGACACGCGCAAGGAGTCGGTGATCCGTGTGTTTCCCGTCTGGCCGAAAGACAAGGACGCCCGGTTCCACCAAATCCGTTGCTGGGGCGCGTTTCTTGTTTCGAGTGAACTGAAAAACAGTCGGGTGCAGTATGTGAAAATCACCTCCGAACGAGGCCGCACCTGCACCGTGGTCAACCCATGGCCGGGGAAAAATGTGGTGCTCGTGGGCCCTACAAGGAAGGAGGTTCTGAAAGGCGACACCCTGAGCTTTGAGACGACCGCTGGGGAGGCGCTGGAACTAAGGGAGCAGAAGTGACCTGTGGTGAACAAAACTAACAAAACAAGAAAAACAAATCAATGGCCGCCGCCGATATCATCGTTCTCGTTTCCTACTTTGTCATCACCCTGGGTGCCGGGTTATGGTTTGCCCGTCAATCCTCCAGTGGTCTGAGTTCGTATTTCCTGGGGGACAACAAACAAAAGTGGTGGATGCTCGCCTGTTCCGGTTCGGCGACGAATTACTCGGTCGACGGCACCGTGTGGATGATTTCCATGCTGATGGTGCTCGGTATGAAATCGTGGTGGACAACGATGATCTGGTGGATGCCGGCGTCGGTCATTCTGATGTCATTCACCGCCATCTGGATTCGCCGCACCGGGGTGATGACGGCGGCCGAGCTGAATGTGGTGCGCTTTGGAAACGACACCGGAGCCAAGGCGGCGAGGACGGGTTTTGCCATCATGATCACCGTCTTCAGCATCGCACAACTGTGTATGGCCTACGTGGTGATCCACAAATTTGCGGTCATCTTTGGTTTTCCGGGCCACCCGAGCGCGTTGCTCATTGTCGGCGTGACCGGCATCTATGTGATGTTCGGAGGATTTCGCGGGGTGATCATCACGGATTTTGTCCAGAATGTTTTGTTAGTCGTCGTCTCCGTGGTCATCGGGGTCATTTGCATGATGCATTATTCCGCGCAGGAGGTGCATCAGGCGGTGGCCAGTGGGGCGGGCGAAACGGCGGTGACAACGGCCTACTGGAAATCGCTCGCATATGATGCGAGTCCGTCGCTCGGCACATTCGAGGGATCGGCGAATTACTCGGGCTGGAAAGATTTTGGCGGCGCCGCCCTGGCGTGGTCGGTGGTGGGGCTGATCGGCTGTTTCGGTGGCGCGGGAGGCCGCTACGGGGAGCAGCGTTACCTGGCGGCGAAAAACGCAAAGCAGGCCGCGTGGCAGGCCGGGCTGTGGTCGGTTCTCGCGGTGCCGCGTTGGATCGTGATCGCCGGCCTGGCATTCCTCGGGTTCACGGTGTTCCGGGAGTCGGCCCTGGCGGACCCGGACAGCGTCTATCCCCTGTTTGTGAAATCGGGTTTGCTGGTTCCCGGAATGAAGGGGCTTGTCATCGCCACCCTGGCCGCCGCGTTCATGAGCACCTTTAGCTCGGAGGTAAACGCAACCGCCTCGATGATGGTCCGCGACATTTGGCAACCCTTGTTTTGCAGGGATGAGGAAAACACAGGCCGGGCCATGCTGGTGTCTTACCTGGCATCCGCCGTCCTGATCGGGTGTTGCATGTTCTGCGGGTATTTCTTTGCCGAAAACAGTTCGCTCAACGCGATCTGGACGTGGATGTTAGGGGGGCTTCTCGCGTGTTATGTGATCCCCCTGGCGATGCGCTGGTATTGGGCACGCATGAATGGCTGGGGGTTCGCCGCGGGTAGTGTGTCGGGTTTGCTTCCGGCGTTTGTATTGCTGTATAAAAATTTTGCGCCCGCCGGGTCCGCCGTACACGGGGTGCCCGACAGTATGTTCACCTACGGAATCCTCGCGGTGTCGCTGGTGACATGCATCGTGGTGTCGCTGTTGACCCGACCCGTCGAGTCGCGTCACATCGACGAGTTCTACCGCCGCGTCAGACCCTTCGGCCTATGGGGCCAGGTGCGAAAACGTGCCGAGGCTTCCGCTTTGCCGATGAACGCCCCCCTTCCCGTTGGTCGGGCCATGCTGAATATCGTCATCGGCTGCATCGCCATCTACAGCCTCTACATGACCCCCGTTTATCTGATAGGTAAATGGTATGTCGAGGCCGCCATCACTTTCTCCATTTTCACCCTTTCCGCGGTCGGCCTCTATTTTACCTGGCTGAAAAAACTGCCTGAGGAATAACGATCACCCATATCATGAAACCCATCGAAGAAATTCTAGTCATTCACCACAGCCACCTCGACCTCGGCTACACCCATAGTCAGCCGGTGGTGGAGCGCCTGCACGTCGAGTTTATCCAGCAAGCCCTGGATCAGCTTGATGACACCGCCGATTGGCCAGCGCACTCGGCGCCCAAATGGACCTGCGAGGTGACATGGCCGGTGTTAGACTGGCTGAAACAGGCGGCTGAGACGGAAATGGAACGGTTCCGCAAACACTACGCGGATGGACGCATTGATGTGTGTGCGCTGCCATTCGGGATGACGCCGCTGTTGGGCCGCGACACGCTGGCTGAGTTGTTGAAGCCCTTGGAGGTATTGAGAGACAGGCTTGGTGTTGTGCCGCGCACTGCGCTCCAACATGACGTCAATGGTTTGCCCTGGCCGATGACCGGGCAGCTGCTAGATGCCGGAATAGAGGCCTTGTTCATGGGCATCAACGCCCATTGCGGCGGCTCGCCGATGCCGCGTCCGGGTGTCTTTCACTGGGAGTCACCGACGGGCCGGACCCTGCCGGTTTTTAATGGTCTGCACTACAGCATGTTTGACCAGTTCGCCCACGTGAGTGAAAATGACGACAGTCGGTTCAAGCTCGGCATTGAGAACCTGGTCGATTTTCTAACGGAGAAAAACTACACCTGCCCCTTCGTCTGGATCTCGGCAACCAACTCGCCGCAGGCCTGGGACAATTCACCACCCAACCCGGAGTTGGCACAGCTGATACGGCGGTGGAATGAATCCGGCGGACAGCCTCGTATCCGCTACGCCACCCCGACGGATGTGCTGGACCGGTTGGCAAGCCTACCGGAAAATGAGATCGAAGTGCGGCGTGGTGACTGGACCGATTATTGGAATTTTGGTTGTGGCTCGACGGCGGCGGACACAGCGCTGCAAAAACAGGCGGTGGAGCAATTGGCCATCGCCGACCAGCTCAGGGACAAGGGATACGGGAATCCTGGACTATCGCGTATGAGGGAGGATGCCGTGGACGCCATCCTGCGCTACTCCGAGCATACCTGGGGATCCGACCGGTCGATTATGCTCGATAGCGCGCATGTGCGGTCGCAGTTGTTGCTGAAGCAGCATCACGCCAGCCAGGCCATTGAGCGCGCATCCTTTCTGCTGTTTGATGCGCTGGAATCCCTCGCCGAAAACGCCGCCCAGAGCAGGGGACCCGTTGAAGGGGTGCTGGTTTACAACCCGTCATCAGTGCCATTCGACGGACCGGTGGCTATCCCCGCGTCATGGCGGGAGGACCGCAAGAGGCTGCGTTGCGAGAGGTTTGGCTATGACGCGCGCTATGTCGATTTCCAGTCGGCCCCCCGCTTCGGACCGATCAGGCTTTCGCCCGGCGAGTGGAAACGACTGACTCTAACGGATTTGCAACCCTTTGTCCCGGCCACCCCTGTAACAACCGGAACCCACGAGGACTCGGAGGCCGGTACCAGACCGGCAACGATCCTGAACGAGGAGCGCAGCGAGGCGGTCGAGTTTATCGAGTCGCCATGGCACCGGCTCGATTACCATGCCAGCACCGGGCGTATTCTCGGTTTCATCGACAAGCAAAGCGGATGGAACCTGCTCGCAGAGCATCCGCAGCTTGGATTTTTCGAGTACGTGCACGAGCGCCCCGACCCCCGCTACGACGAACGCCATGAAGCGTATTACCAACGCGATCTAGAGGCTGAGCGAAACTTGAAATCGTGCTGGAGGCCCGACTGGAAAGTGCTCCGCGAAACCCCCGAGCGTGTCCTGGAGCACCGGACGGAAGGCGATGCCGCCAGCGTCACCTTCGTGCAGTCCCTGCGCGCACGCGGTACGGAATTTTTGGAACAACGCATCACACTGCACAGTCACACAGCCCGTATCGACATCGAGGTTGAGCTTGTAAAATCGGACACCCGCACGCCGGAAGCGATCTATTTTGCCATGCCCTTGAGTCTCGATGCAGGCTGGCGCGGGTATTTTGACACCGCCGGCGAAAAGATCGAACTGGACCGGGATCAGTTGCAAGGCTGTTCGCGGGGGTGGGTGACATCCGACCGCTTTGCCGCCATCTGTGATGACCGCCACGGGGTGGCGCTGTTTACCCCGGACGCACCGTTGGTCCAATTTGGCGACTTCAACTTTGGCCGGGACATCCAACAGAACCCGCGCGATAAAAACCCGCTGCTGCTGGCCTGGCCGATGAACAATTACTGGAACACCAACTTCGCGGCATCACAACCCGGACGGGTAAGCTTCCGTTATGCCCTACGCAGTTTTAAAACGCAAGATCTGGATAAACTGGCCGACTGGGCCTCGGAAGTATGTTCACCGCTCCAGGTTCACCCCTGGGTTGGTTAAGCGGGAAACTGCCGTTGCGTTGTCAAAGGTCAGTCTTGTAGGGCTTGACACACAAGCCCGTCGTCTTCAGTGCTTGGCAGCCGCTTATGGACTCCGAACCACTTCTGGAAATCATTCACACCGACCCCCACTTCGTGGTTGTCAACAAAGTGAGCGGCATGCTCTCGGTGCCGGGTCGTGACGTCAAGGACAGTGTGACCAACCGCGTCCGGGCGATGTTTCCCGACTGCAAGGAAAGCCCGGAGGTACACCGGCTGGACATGGATACCTCGGGACTGATGGTGGTGGCGCGCACCGTGGAGGCGCACCGGCATCTGTCCATCCAGTTTCAAGACCGCTTGACCCAAAAACGTTACCAGGCGTTGTTAGACGGGGTGTTTGAGGGAAAGGAGGGCACCATCGAGCTGCCGTTCCGCCTGGACATCGACAACCGCCCGATCCAGATCTACGATGAGGTACACGGGAAAATGGGGATCACGCACTGGAAAAACCTCGGCATCGAGGGTGGTTATACCCGTGTTGAGTTCATCCCGGTCACCGGCAGAACGCACCAGCTACGGCTGCACGCGTCGCATGAAAAAGGTCTCGGTATCCCGATTGTCGGCGACCCGTTTTACGGAAACGGCACAGGTCCCGGCCAGATGAAGCTGCACGCCTGCGAGTTGTCATTCAGCCACCCTGTGACCGGGGAAGTGATGACGTTCCAGAGTGCGCCGGCATTTTAGCCTGAGCTGTAGGCTGTTGCAGCGGTGGCGGCGGCTGGGGCTGGCAGGTCATCAGATCAAACCCTTCCGGATTGCGGCGGCGACGGCGGCGGCGACGTTGGCGACCCGTAGCTTTTTATAGATGCTTTCCGTGTATTGCGAGATCGTCCGGTAACTGACTTCCATGCGGTCGGCGACTTCCTTTTTGACATATCCCATGGCGAGGAATTCCAAGACCTGCTGCTCGCGACTGGTTAGGAGGTTTTCCTCGTCAAGATCGGTATTGCCGCTGAGTGCCTTCAGGACGATCCGCGAGAGTTGCGGGTCGATCAGGCTGCACCCTTCGTGGACTTCAACGATTGCTTCGCGGATGGATGCGATCGATGCGTCCTTGAGTAAATAACCGGAGACCCCCAGCCGGATGGCTTCGATGGTCGTGTGGTAGTCATCGTTCTGGGTGAGCACCAGGATATCGCTCCTCGGCATTTCCTTCCGCAACACGGGGACCAATTCCAGGCCGCTTTTACCAGGCAGGTTGAGGTCGAGCAGGATAACATCGCCGTCCGCAGCGGTGTTGTTTGCCAGCTTGTCGAGATAATCTTCCGCGCTGGTGTAGATGGCAGTGCATTCCATCTGCTCGGAAACCTCCAGCATCCTTTGCAAGGACTTTGCGTAGGGGCGGTTGTCTTCGATGATCAATACTCTGATAGTCTGGGTCATGGTGGTTTATTTCTTGAGTTTGAGCAGCACACGGGTGCCGGTTTCGGGATCGGACTCGACGTTGAGTTCACCTTTCAGGCGTTCTGCGCGTATTTCCAGATGGTGCGGAGGTGGTGAGCCTTGGGGCATGCCCTTGCCGTTGTCGTCGATGTGTATCTCGATGCGTCCGGCGT of Akkermansiaceae bacterium contains these proteins:
- a CDS encoding response regulator transcription factor, with translation MTQTIRVLIIEDNRPYAKSLQRMLEVSEQMECTAIYTSAEDYLDKLANNTAADGDVILLDLNLPGKSGLELVPVLRKEMPRSDILVLTQNDDYHTTIEAIRLGVSGYLLKDASIASIREAIVEVHEGCSLIDPQLSRIVLKALSGNTDLDEENLLTSREQQVLEFLAMGYVKKEVADRMEVSYRTISQYTESIYKKLRVANVAAAVAAAIRKGLI